In Leptolyngbya sp. CCY15150, the sequence ATGCCCTCTGCCACTGGTCAGATTGGCTGTATGGTTTCCATCGCTATCACCATGAAATGTTTGGGACTAGCTACGAAACCAAAGATCGAGAGACCGAACTGAAAAGCTTGTTGTACTACGATTTCCCCGAAGGCTTCTCAACCGTCCTCTTCGCTGGCGCACTGCTAGCGATCGCCTATGGACTCCATGCCCCCACTGGAATGCTGGTCGGTCTTTTAGGCGGATTCATCTACACCTTCAAAGATATTGTCATCCGTAGCTTGAAGCTGTTGGACGTTGAATGGGCCTTTCAACAAGACCCACTGCACCTACCTCCCGAGCTTCCGCTTATGCCGCCCGCTCGGTGGTCGATTCAGTGGACAAACCATGTTCGCCACCACGACCATGACGAAAGCGCCTACTTCTCTGGACGATATCCTATGCTGGATACGTTACTTGGCACCAGCGTTTCACTGAACAATAAGCGGTTTGCCGTCATGGGTGATATGGGCAACTTCCAAGTGCCGGTAGAACAAGCCGTACAGAATGCCGGAGCCATGATGCTCCACGGCGCTCCGTCCGTTGTTATGTCTAACCTAGCCAACGTGGATGTCTTAATCGTGAGCGCGCTGTCGCCCGATACCGACCTGTTTGAGTGCTACAAAGCCATGCAGCACTTCTTTGGTTCCGTGCAGTCCATCCGTGACATTGCCCTGAAAGAAGTGTGGCTGGTCTTGCCCGAGGATGCCTATAGCCTTGTTCCGGTCTCCATCCGCCAATTGCAGCAACGGGTCTTGTCAAATCTAGTGACACTGACGCGAGCTGAGGTTCCTTGTATTGTACGCACAGTGATGCTGCCAGTCGGTCAATCTCAGGAGAGCTCGGACAAACTCGTTGCTGACTTGTGCCAGTCTGTCCGTCGAGATGTTCGCACTATCGTGCCAGGTCGCCCTTTGGCTGGTCTATGGCTGGGGTTACGGG encodes:
- a CDS encoding sterol desaturase family protein → MDSTILTHYLLTALQASFTFTIAVLLIEFERSLYHALCHWSDWLYGFHRYHHEMFGTSYETKDRETELKSLLYYDFPEGFSTVLFAGALLAIAYGLHAPTGMLVGLLGGFIYTFKDIVIRSLKLLDVEWAFQQDPLHLPPELPLMPPARWSIQWTNHVRHHDHDESAYFSGRYPMLDTLLGTSVSLNNKRFAVMGDMGNFQVPVEQAVQNAGAMMLHGAPSVVMSNLANVDVLIVSALSPDTDLFECYKAMQHFFGSVQSIRDIALKEVWLVLPEDAYSLVPVSIRQLQQRVLSNLVTLTRAEVPCIVRTVMLPVGQSQESSDKLVADLCQSVRRDVRTIVPGRPLAGLWLGLREMGLRLYWRYRARNVDVPSLQNALR